DNA from Terriglobales bacterium:
GAAGCGGAGGGGCGTAAGGCGCAGACCGAGGCGCGGGACCTGGCGGCCAACAAGGTCATCATCACCCGCTACCTGAGCTACGCGCGCGCCAATGACCTGATGCCCATCATCAAGAAGTTCCTGACCTCGCGCGGCGACGTGGTGGCCGACCCCCGCACCAACGCGCTCATCATCCAAGACATCCCCAACGTGCTGCCCGGAGTGGAGCAGCGCATCCGGGATCTGGATCTGAAGACGCCTCAGGTGGAGATCGAAGCTCGGGTGGTCTCCGCCACGCGCAACTTCGCCCGCGACATCGGTACCCAACTCGGCTTCGGCTGGAACAACCGGGTCACGAGCTTGGGCGGTACGAATAATATCGCCGCCATCACCCCCACGGTCTTCAATGGCGGCCCGGGTTTCCTGAACTTGGGAGGGGCGGGCATCCCCTTGTTCTCCAATCTGCCGGTAATCGGACCGACCAGCGCCCTTGGAATTGCCACCGGCGCATCGCAAACCTACCGGCTGGATTTCGCGTTGACCATGGCGGAGTCGCGCGGCTTGCTGAAGATCCTCTCGCGCCCGCGCGTGGTGACCCAGAACAACGTCAAGGCTGAGGTCAAGCAGGGCGTGAGGCTCCCCATCGTGACCCAGGCCCAGTTGTCCGGCCCGCCCACGGTGACCTACGTCGAGGCGGTGCTGCGGCTCACGGTGACTCCGCAGATCACGGTGGAGAACACCATCTTCCTGAACATCGAGCTGCAGAACGACACGGCTGACTTCACCAACGCGATTCAGGGCAACCCCTCGATCCTCACCCAGAGCGAGACCACCCAGGTGCTGGTGACCGACGGTGGCACGGTGGTCATCGGAGGCGTCATCCAGACGCAGAACCAGGTGAGCGTCACACAGGTCCCGCTGCTGGGCGACATTCCCGTGTTCGGCAACCTGTTCAAACACCGCAAAGTTTCCACCACCACCCAGGAGCTGATCTTCTTCATCACCCCGAAGATCATCCAGACCTAGCCTGGCGCAAAGCTTCCACCGGCCCCCGCCCAGCGCGGGGGCTTCTTTTTTGGAATAATCGGGTCCACGCTCCTGCGCTCTCCCGAATCATGAACTACCGGGCCCGCCAACGCCGCCTGCAAGACGCGCTCCTTACGAGCGGAGTGGAAGCCTTCCTGGTGGCTCACCCGCCCAACCTCCGCTACTTGTGCGGCTTCTCCGGCAGCTCCGGTACGCTGGTCTTCGCCCGCGGCAAGCGAGTCCTCTTCACCGATGGGCGCTACACCACACAGGCGCGAGCGGAGGCGCAAGGCGTCCGAGTGGTGATCGCCCGCGGACCGCTGCTGGAAGCCGCGGCTGCCTGGCTCAGCCGGCAACGCGCGCGCCACATCGCCGTCGAGGCCCAGCACATGACGCTCGCCGCTCGCGCAGCCTTGGCCCGCTCCCTCCCCAAGGGGGACCGCCTCAAGCCTCTCGAGGGGCTGGTGGAGCGCCAACGCATGGTCAAGGAACCCGCGGAGGTCGCCCTGATCCGCTCCGCCGTCCGGCTGGGCTCGGCTCTCTTCGAGCGCGCGCTGAAGGTCCTACGCCCAGGGGTGACGGAGGCCGAGGTGGCCGGAGAGATCGAATACGCTGCCCGGCGGGCCGGCGCCCAGGGGATGTCCTTTGAAACCATCGTGGCGGGCGGACGGCGCTCGGCCCTCCCTCACGGGGTCGCCTCATCGCAACCTATTCCAAACAAAGGATTTGTAGTCCTGGACTTTGGTGTTATACTCGGCGGCTACTGTTCCGACATGACCCGGACCGTCCACATGGGACGAGCCCCAAGGCAGGCCCGGGAGATGTACCAAGTGGTACGGAAGGCCCAAGAGCAGGCGGTTGCGGCCGTCCGGCCGGGGGTCAAGGCAGCGGAAGTGGACTACGCGGCCCGGCAGGTGTTGCAACAGGCGGGGTTGGGCAGGTACTTTACCCACTCCACTGGCCACGGCCTGGGCTTGGAGATACACGAGCCGCCCCGGCTGGGGAAGAACCAGGCAGAGCTTCTAGCGCCGGGCATGGTGGTGACCGTCGAACCCGGAGTCTATGTCGCCGGCCGAGGCGGGGTTCGCATAGAAGACGTGGTGGTGGTGACCCCAAAAGGCTGCGAAGTGCTGACCCCTACGACCAAGGAGCTGATCGAGCTGTAGCGGAGGCGCCTCCCGATCCAGATGAACCAAAAAGAACTGAAAGACCTGATCGAGTTCCTGATCGAGAAGGACATCACCGAGTTCGAGCTGGAACGCGGCGACGTCAAGGTCCGCATCCGGCGGGGAGGGGAAACTCCGGCCGGGCCCTACGCCCCTGCGATGCCGGGTCCTGCGGCGCCCGCCCCCTCGCCTTCCGGGGCCGCGGTTCCCGCCGCTCCGCCTCCGCCTGCCGCGGAAGAAGCGGGGCTGCACAGC
Protein-coding regions in this window:
- a CDS encoding Xaa-Pro peptidase family protein, with the translated sequence MNYRARQRRLQDALLTSGVEAFLVAHPPNLRYLCGFSGSSGTLVFARGKRVLFTDGRYTTQARAEAQGVRVVIARGPLLEAAAAWLSRQRARHIAVEAQHMTLAARAALARSLPKGDRLKPLEGLVERQRMVKEPAEVALIRSAVRLGSALFERALKVLRPGVTEAEVAGEIEYAARRAGAQGMSFETIVAGGRRSALPHGVASSQPIPNKGFVVLDFGVILGGYCSDMTRTVHMGRAPRQAREMYQVVRKAQEQAVAAVRPGVKAAEVDYAARQVLQQAGLGRYFTHSTGHGLGLEIHEPPRLGKNQAELLAPGMVVTVEPGVYVAGRGGVRIEDVVVVTPKGCEVLTPTTKELIEL
- the accB gene encoding acetyl-CoA carboxylase biotin carboxyl carrier protein; this translates as MNQKELKDLIEFLIEKDITEFELERGDVKVRIRRGGETPAGPYAPAMPGPAAPAPSPSGAAVPAAPPPPAAEEAGLHSVKSPIVGTYYESPSPGSPPFVKVGDAVEAGQVLCLIEAMKLMNEIESDVAGEVVKKLASNGQPVEYGQALFVVKPRG